One genomic region from Muriicola soli encodes:
- the guaA gene encoding glutamine-hydrolyzing GMP synthase: MQNNVLILDFGSQYTQLIARRVRELNIFCEIKPYNHLPEDLSDYKAVILSGSPSSVRSDEAPHPDLKDIKGKIPLLGVCYGAQYIAHFHGGNVAPSKTREYGRARLSKIKEGEPFFKNITTGSQVWMSHSDTIQQLPPKAELLASTADVDIAAYKIPEEKIYAIQFHPEVYHTKDGKQLLENFLVGIAGLEQTWTPDAFVETTVEELKKEIGSEKVILGLSGGVDSTVAAVLLHKAIGKHLHCIFVNNGLLRKNEFEEVLDQYQHMGLNVKGVDASARFLDALEGEEDPEKKRKIIGGVFIDVFDDESHKVEDAKWLAQGTIYPDRIESVSASGGPSATIKSHHNVGGLPDYMKLKVVEPLKMLFKDEVRRVGATLGIADERLGRHPFPGPGLAIRILGDITRDKVAILQEVDAIFINGLREWGLYDDVWQAGAMLLPVHSVGVMGDERTYEKCVALRAVESTDGMTADWVNLPYEFLQKMSNDIINKVPGVNRVVYDISSKPPATIEWE, encoded by the coding sequence ATGCAAAACAACGTCCTTATCCTTGATTTCGGATCCCAATACACCCAGCTCATTGCTCGCAGGGTTAGAGAACTCAATATATTTTGTGAAATTAAGCCTTATAATCACCTTCCGGAAGATCTTTCGGATTACAAGGCCGTAATCCTTTCAGGCTCTCCGTCTTCTGTGCGATCTGACGAAGCCCCGCATCCTGATCTTAAAGATATCAAAGGAAAAATTCCTTTGCTGGGGGTCTGCTACGGAGCCCAGTACATCGCCCACTTTCACGGGGGTAACGTAGCACCTTCCAAAACAAGGGAATACGGCAGGGCCAGACTATCGAAGATTAAAGAAGGGGAGCCTTTCTTTAAAAATATTACCACCGGATCCCAGGTTTGGATGAGTCATTCCGATACGATACAACAACTCCCTCCCAAAGCAGAATTATTGGCGAGTACGGCAGATGTAGACATCGCTGCTTATAAGATCCCGGAAGAAAAGATATACGCCATACAGTTTCATCCGGAGGTTTACCATACCAAAGACGGCAAGCAATTGCTCGAAAACTTTCTTGTAGGTATAGCCGGACTGGAACAAACCTGGACGCCCGATGCATTCGTTGAGACAACCGTAGAAGAATTAAAGAAGGAAATTGGGAGTGAAAAAGTAATTTTAGGACTCTCCGGAGGAGTAGATTCTACTGTTGCTGCTGTTCTTTTGCACAAGGCCATAGGCAAACACCTGCATTGTATCTTTGTCAACAATGGCCTTTTGAGGAAAAATGAATTTGAAGAAGTCCTCGATCAGTACCAGCACATGGGGCTAAACGTGAAAGGTGTGGATGCTTCGGCACGCTTTTTGGATGCCTTGGAAGGAGAAGAGGATCCGGAGAAAAAGCGAAAGATCATCGGAGGAGTTTTTATTGATGTTTTTGACGATGAATCACATAAGGTAGAAGATGCCAAATGGCTGGCTCAGGGTACGATTTACCCGGACCGGATAGAATCTGTATCAGCATCAGGTGGTCCATCGGCAACGATAAAAAGTCATCACAATGTGGGTGGCTTGCCCGACTACATGAAATTAAAAGTCGTGGAACCTTTGAAAATGCTCTTTAAGGATGAGGTGAGAAGGGTAGGGGCCACATTGGGCATTGCTGATGAGCGCCTTGGAAGACACCCCTTTCCGGGACCGGGTCTGGCGATTAGGATTCTGGGAGATATTACCCGGGATAAAGTGGCCATTTTACAGGAAGTTGATGCTATTTTTATCAACGGTCTGAGGGAATGGGGATTGTACGATGATGTTTGGCAGGCAGGTGCCATGTTGCTTCCGGTACACAGTGTGGGAGTGATGGGTGATGAGCGTACCTATGAAAAATGTGTTGCGCTCAGAGCAGTAGAAAGTACCGATGGAATGACCGCAGATTGGGTAAATTTACCCTATGAATTCCTTCAAAAAATGTCTAACGACATAATAAATAAAGTTCCAGGGGTAAATCGGGTGGTTTACGACATAAGTTCCAAGCCTCCGGCAACCATAGAGTGGGAATAA
- a CDS encoding SIMPL domain-containing protein (The SIMPL domain is named for its presence in mouse protein SIMPL (signalling molecule that associates with mouse pelle-like kinase). Bacterial member BP26, from Brucella, was shown to assemble into a channel-like structure, while YggE from E. coli has been associated with resistance to oxidative stress.), translating to MKYTSALIFGIAIITASIFLGNAYKDRANPPKIISVTGLGNENFVSDLIVWEGYFSTFNTNLKTAFEQLNKDKEIVKSYLIAKGIPEENIIFNSVQTSEQRDNKYDNGNYIGSVFRGYALTQTVKIESDDVYLIEQVAREITELLNKGVQFNSSPRGIITHNWPI from the coding sequence ATGAAATATACATCCGCTCTTATTTTTGGCATTGCCATTATTACAGCGTCTATTTTTCTGGGAAATGCTTACAAGGATAGGGCGAATCCACCGAAGATCATTTCAGTCACCGGACTTGGAAATGAAAATTTTGTTTCGGATCTGATTGTCTGGGAAGGGTATTTCTCAACCTTCAACACCAATCTTAAAACAGCCTTTGAGCAGCTCAACAAAGACAAGGAAATAGTTAAATCCTATTTAATAGCCAAAGGTATCCCCGAAGAGAATATTATCTTCAATTCTGTGCAGACCAGCGAACAAAGGGATAATAAGTACGACAACGGAAATTATATAGGCAGTGTATTTCGCGGCTATGCCTTAACCCAGACCGTGAAAATAGAATCTGATGATGTGTACCTCATTGAGCAAGTGGCGAGGGAGATCACTGAATTACTTAATAAGGGTGTCCAATTTAATTCCTCCCCCCGAGGTATTATTACACACAATTGGCCGATTTAA
- a CDS encoding SIMPL domain-containing protein (The SIMPL domain is named for its presence in mouse protein SIMPL (signalling molecule that associates with mouse pelle-like kinase). Bacterial member BP26, from Brucella, was shown to assemble into a channel-like structure, while YggE from E. coli has been associated with resistance to oxidative stress.), whose translation MADLKIEMIAQATEDARLRAEKIAQNAGGELGDLLSAKMGVFQITGQNSDEEYSWGGVYNTSEKKKTASITMRLDYEVD comes from the coding sequence TTGGCCGATTTAAAAATTGAAATGATCGCACAGGCCACAGAAGATGCCCGCCTACGCGCTGAAAAAATAGCGCAAAATGCCGGTGGAGAATTAGGAGACCTCCTCTCTGCAAAAATGGGCGTATTTCAAATTACCGGGCAAAACTCAGATGAAGAATACAGTTGGGGCGGTGTTTACAATACCTCTGAAAAGAAAAAAACGGCTTCCATTACCATGCGCCTCGATTATGAGGTTGATTAA
- a CDS encoding pyridoxamine 5'-phosphate oxidase family protein, with the protein MIQNYLEEIKTELRKGATEKNHPFRYFTLATVGLERVARLRTVVLRKFADDLNLIFYTDSRSKKMIHLQENKNVGLLFYNPQTLTQIRIEGVAKAVDDKEAKSKAWKNIDPKARKDYTTVSTPGTSLSGPDQLDYLEDADHFAIIEIIPFKIEYLQLKRPNHIRVNYSREGDKWEGEFIVP; encoded by the coding sequence ATGATTCAAAATTATTTAGAGGAAATCAAGACTGAACTCCGCAAAGGTGCTACTGAAAAAAATCACCCATTTAGGTATTTTACCCTTGCTACGGTGGGTCTCGAGCGTGTTGCAAGATTGAGGACCGTGGTGTTACGGAAATTTGCAGACGATCTGAATCTCATTTTCTACACAGATAGCAGGTCAAAAAAAATGATTCACTTACAAGAAAATAAAAATGTTGGCCTGCTCTTCTACAACCCGCAAACCCTTACTCAGATACGAATTGAAGGAGTTGCTAAGGCAGTTGATGACAAAGAAGCAAAATCTAAAGCCTGGAAAAATATAGATCCCAAGGCTCGGAAAGACTATACCACTGTATCTACACCGGGAACAAGTCTCTCCGGCCCCGATCAATTAGATTACCTGGAAGATGCAGATCATTTTGCCATCATTGAAATCATCCCTTTTAAAATAGAGTACCTGCAATTGAAAAGGCCCAATCACATTCGTGTGAATTATTCCCGGGAAGGTGATAAATGGGAAGGAGAATTTATCGTTCCCTGA